A segment of the Lolium perenne isolate Kyuss_39 chromosome 3, Kyuss_2.0, whole genome shotgun sequence genome:
GTAGAATCGCATAGTAGAATCATGATTCTAACAACTATGCATGACGGTTTATGTGAGATTCATCATTCAACTATAAGATGAAATGAACCCTCCAACGTGTTGGCTGACGCCCGTGGGAAGACTTCGGCGAGAGAAGGGCTATGTAAGAACTGAGTACCCTTGTCTACGTTGATAACTGGCCATGGCGGCCGCTAGGTGAGGCAACCTCCAGCTCCTCCTTTTAAACATAAGGCTCGATGAACCCGACTTTGAATTAATAAAGTCATCAACCGGCCAGCAATATAACGAAACCAACaacaaaaaagaagaaaaacaaaaACTAGGGTTACCAGCTAGAGACAGAAGCACATGAGTGCCAAGCTAAAGCCTAAACAAAGAAAAAATCAGGCAGAGTAAAGCAAGGCTTCAACCTACATGATCTACACGGACGCCCGAGACTACAGCTAAGCACCGGCATCTCCTCCTGGATCTCCAAGCAACGAGACGCCATTCCGTGAAGTTGCCCAGACTAAAGTAGCACACTAAACCGCTGAGCGGGGGACCACCAACACCCAAGGAAACTAGCTAACTCCGCTATTGAACAAAAGAGCCTCCAGAGTTCAAAGGGAGAAACTTCATGACAACACCTCCAGGAAGGGAAACGACGCCCGTGAGCATCGCCGTTGTCGGCACAGGGGAGTCGTGCAGTGCTTTCGCGGAAGCTTCATCACCCATCCCACGGAAGGCCTAAGTCTTTGCACCTGCTATCAGGACACCACCAGTTGTTGAGAACCACCGTTGTCCCTCGTGCCACGGCACAGACTCCGACAGCCACCCCAGGATCAAGAGCGGCCACGCAAACAAGAGGAGCACCGTTTGTATGAAGCTGGTGACAGCAAGACACAGGCCATCAACAAGTAGGGATTCCGAGAAGGACCTCGGAGAGAGCGCAAGTCAGCAGGGCAAGAGACAATGCCTTGGGGAAGGAAACCAGCAGCAAGATGTGTGTCGTGGCCACACCTCTAAGGAGGTGAATGGCATCCGAAGATATCGTCGCTGGCAGTGGCCGAAGACTTGCGGTGCTTTCGCGGACACACCATCGAGCTCTGCTAGCGTCCCCGCAGGCTAAACCCAACGTAACCACACCAATCCTCCAGGGCAACTCCGTGACACGTCGTCCCCACAGTCGTCACCACTAGCTGAAGGGAATCAAGCAATCGGCGGTGACAAGTCACCACCACGCCATTGAAGTGCCACCCTACCAGCCATGAACCTAAATTCTCTCAAGCCGGAGCAAACTCGAGAGAAGATGTGGTATCCCTGCTCCTCCAGAAGACACCAGCCGCTTGAACCGAAACGAGAGGCCAAACCAGCCCAGCCCGGGTCGTGTCGCCGGTCACCGGAGCCGCCATGCGCAGGCCTCGACCAGTGCAAGCGGGTGAGCCAGCTCTTCAGATAAGACTTGCAGCAGCGACCCAGCGAGCATTTTTAATTTCTAAATGTAATCTGCACGTGCATGGATTATTCCAGAACAGCATTGAAGGATTGTTTTTTAAATTCATGCTTGATTGTTTTTTTTAACCTTTTGCATTTTCTCGATATTCATACTCCACTCCGCAGATACATATTTACTATTCCTGGAAGAGCGAATCAATCAATAACTTTGCTGAACTAGACACTAGATTGCTTCAACTGAAGGGAACGGAATGTAGACTTTGTTTAGTTCCCCGTTCGAGATAATAATTAATAAAAGCTAACAGAAGAATTAAAAGGTAACACAATTTATGTGTTCAAAATTTTCATTCTGCTTCTTTAAATAGGAAAGGGACGCTTTAAATGTTGCTTCCGAAGATTTGTAATCGTCCCAATAATGTAACCATTTAGAAAATGAAGCTATCACCCAACATTGCTATCTAGGACACTGATACTGAAAACTTCGGATTTCATGTTAGATACTATGCTATATTAGACTACAAAAAACTGCATGCAAATCTAAGTACATGGTTTTAGTCACACCTTCCTATCATGAGACTGCTCCATTCAAATGGTTTTTCTCGGTTCTCTTTTCACTATAGGCATCGACAATGTCCTCTTCGGCATCTAATCCAGCTAAATTATCAAACTAGGAACATCTTCTTCAACAATATGAGCTCAGCAACACTTTCCTGCATCAAATATTTTCAGAGAATCAAATATCAAAAACCAAAAAAAGGAGTGCTCCAGTTTCAACAAGCAAAATAATAAGAATTCAATAGACAACGCTTACCAAAGAGTAATAACAGTGGGACAAGAGAACAGATTGTGAAAACAAGGCACAATCTCAGCACTTGCATGGAGGAACTTAGAATGAAGGAGCAAGTGCTTCAGGATTGACACAGGATGGCCTCTTTGCATTGTAGTAGAAATAGGCAATCATTTGAACTAATTCATCAGCAGTTCTTATCTCTGTAAATTTAATCGGTGAAGATGGAAATCAGATACAGTCAATGGATATTTTCACCACTAAGAAAGCAAACAATAGGTATAACCTACCAATTGTCTGAAACAGTAAACCTCGTAACTGAACTTGGTATATGTTGAATGAGCACCAAAATATAAGCTTAACAGCTCTTACAGTAAAGGGGTCTAACCTTTTTCTCTGTATAACATCTTGTTTCCCCTGAGGAACAGCAATTGTGGGCATTGTTTTGCTTGAAGTGCAGATGCCAGGTCTCTCTCGATATTCATATCAATCTTCACAGTCTGAAAACATGATAATGTTTAGCACATATTACAAGAACGGAACAGCCTTGCCAGAGTTAATCGCATCATAATCAAACAGTGATATGAGTCACGCACCCGTGGAGGTAGCCGATCTTTTGTGTTCCAGTATACCTTAGTAGCCTTTTCCAATTCTTGAAGAAACCTCCAATTGTCAGCCGCTCTACAAAACACGACATTCGACACACTACAGCGTTAAACCATCAAATAAGTAGTCTTATATTCTCTGAGCCAACAGAGAACATCACAATAATTCTGGATACTAGAGCGCATTTATGCGTCAGCCTAGGAATTTTCAGCACAATCCATTCAGGCATAATCCCAACGGTTAGCAACTAGATTACTAGGCAGGGAAGAATGATTTTACCGGTTGTAGCGCTCGAAGACCAGGACAATGAGGGGGCTGGGGTGGAAGGCAAAGCTCTCCCACTCCAAGCAGTTGATCTCCTTGACCCAGCCCTGGTCGACCTCTCCTTCCCAATCGATCTCCACGCCGTCCACCGTCACGttcttgatggaatgcttgtcgaAGTACTCCGACGACCGAATCCCCCACCCGACGTCGGCGTCCAGCGGCCAGCTCGGGTCCTCCTCCTCCAACACCGTCTTCTGCTCCCCATCTTCCTGCCTGGGCTCATCCTCACCCGCCactctctcctcctcctcctttggcTTCAGGATCTCGCCTTTGCCTTGGAGTACCTCGGGGTCGCGCTCCTGGATAGAGGCGAACACCTGCTCGAGGCGGTCCCGTACAAAGTCCTCTACAGCCACCGCCTCGCTCCGGCGACCACGGCGTGGCTTGCGGGGCTTAGTCGTGGGGAAGTCGGCGTCGACGTCTTTGGGATTCTGGTCGTCGGCGCGGGGTTCGGGCTTCAAAGGTTTCGGAGCTGTGGCTGGATTTGGAGttcgtggtggcggcggcggtgctggGGTGGTGGATGCGAGGA
Coding sequences within it:
- the LOC127344730 gene encoding thioredoxin-like fold domain-containing protein MRL7 homolog, chloroplastic translates to MLRLATLLPLKPLTPTAGLNPSQRSHCHRPKRLLASTTPAPPPPPRTPNPATAPKPLKPEPRADDQNPKDVDADFPTTKPRKPRRGRRSEAVAVEDFVRDRLEQVFASIQERDPEVLQGKGEILKPKEEEERVAGEDEPRQEDGEQKTVLEEEDPSWPLDADVGWGIRSSEYFDKHSIKNVTVDGVEIDWEGEVDQGWVKEINCLEWESFAFHPSPLIVLVFERYNRAADNWRFLQELEKATKVYWNTKDRLPPRTVKIDMNIERDLASALQAKQCPQLLFLRGNKMLYREKEIRTADELVQMIAYFYYNAKRPSCVNPEALAPSF